The following are from one region of the Nicotiana tabacum cultivar K326 chromosome 3, ASM71507v2, whole genome shotgun sequence genome:
- the LOC107822868 gene encoding homeobox-leucine zipper protein ATHB-40-like: protein MIMSSSMNLQVDDQMVLISQYYPGIYTQELPEQGEAKPRRRRKKSKGESSGIMRKRKLSEEQVNLLEQSFGSEHKLESERKDKLASELGLDPRQVAVWFQNRRARWKSKKLEEEYSKLKTEHDTNIVDKCRLENEILKLKEQLSEAEKEIQRLLMERCDGLNSSNSPTTSSLSMEAANMEPPFLGDFGMEGFDNTFYVPENTYSQGLEWVNLYMPYDM, encoded by the exons ATGATAATGAGTAGCAGCATGAATCTTCAGGTGGATGATCAAATGGTACTCATTTCTCAGTACTATCCTGGTATCTACACTCAAGAGTTACCAGAACAAG GAGAGGCGAAACCACGGAGGAGAAGAAAGAAGAGCAAAGGAGAATCAAGTGGGATTATGAGGAAAAGAAAGCTTAGTGAAGAACAAGTGAATCTGCTTGAACAGAGCTTTGGGAGCGAACACAAACTGGAATCTGAGAGGAAAGACAAGCTTGCCTCTGAGCTGGGGCTTGATCCTAGGCAAGTTGCTGTCTGGTTTCAGAACAGAAGGGCTAGATGGAAGAGCAAGAAGTTGGAGGAGGAATACTCTAAGTTGAAGACTGAACATGACACTAACATTGTTGATAAATGCCGTCTTGAAAATGAG ATTTTGAAGCTGAAGGAACAGTTGTCTGAAGCAGAGAAAGAGATACAAAGGCTGCTGATGGAGAGATGTGATGGGCTAAATTCAAGTAATAGCCCAACTACTTCATCACTCTCAATGGAAGCAGCCAATATGGAACCTCCTTTTCTTGGGGATTTTGGAATGGAAGGATTTGATAATACATTTTATGTCCCAGAAAACACTTACTCTCAGGGATTGGAATGGGTTAATTTATACATGCCATATGATATGTGA